In a single window of the Roseiconus lacunae genome:
- a CDS encoding DUF1552 domain-containing protein → MNNDPRVNRRTMLKGTLLKGAGVSLALPLMDSIGFSVGAGRVSAGAGPSKPPVRLGFMYMPHGVIMDDFWPESPEAFHQSPPPAIESLRPILDQCLMMKGISGVPISPFNGAPHALELSTWLTATLPDAETRSRINIAISADQIMANYVGAQTSLPSLELATMPQTWKENQAGLHEAYYSHCSYRSPTQPVPAEIDPRNVLNRLFGKKGKDGHVTEANPLDRQMLDRVLGGARDLRKTLARTDQQKLDEYLDSVRAVERRIAAIESRQKEAALEKAGVRTTQRDASDSPPIEVKIPEGDKRSEYMQVMCDLTILAFQTDTTRVSTYIGSTPNGVSYPELGFTDKHHSQTHHENREKMVRKVAAITKFNIDQYAYMVNKMANLREGEGTLLDNCIMMWGSGLEDGNKHRRENLPFIIAGKGGGSIKTGRFLPDTKGNQGDLLTTLLDCAGVPVDRPIGIATKQITEMKA, encoded by the coding sequence ATGAACAACGATCCTCGTGTTAATCGCCGCACCATGTTGAAGGGAACCTTGCTCAAAGGTGCGGGGGTTTCGCTGGCATTACCATTGATGGATTCGATCGGCTTTTCCGTCGGGGCTGGCAGAGTTTCCGCGGGAGCCGGTCCGTCAAAGCCCCCGGTTCGGCTAGGTTTCATGTACATGCCACACGGCGTCATCATGGATGACTTCTGGCCGGAAAGCCCCGAAGCGTTTCATCAGTCACCGCCACCGGCAATTGAATCGCTGCGTCCGATCTTGGACCAATGCTTGATGATGAAAGGAATTTCCGGCGTACCGATTTCACCCTTCAACGGTGCACCGCACGCGTTAGAGTTATCAACCTGGTTGACCGCGACGTTGCCCGACGCGGAAACGCGAAGTCGTATCAACATTGCGATCTCGGCCGATCAGATCATGGCCAACTATGTCGGCGCGCAAACTTCGCTGCCATCGCTCGAACTGGCCACCATGCCGCAGACCTGGAAAGAAAACCAAGCCGGCCTGCACGAAGCTTACTACTCGCACTGCAGCTATCGATCGCCGACTCAGCCGGTCCCCGCCGAGATCGACCCACGCAACGTGCTCAATCGACTGTTCGGCAAGAAAGGCAAAGACGGCCATGTCACCGAAGCCAACCCGTTAGATCGTCAAATGCTCGATCGTGTGCTCGGCGGCGCCCGCGATCTTCGTAAAACCCTGGCTCGTACCGATCAACAAAAACTCGACGAATACCTCGACAGCGTCCGTGCGGTCGAGCGGCGAATCGCAGCGATCGAATCGCGTCAGAAAGAGGCGGCTTTGGAAAAAGCCGGAGTCCGGACAACCCAACGCGACGCCAGCGACTCGCCGCCGATCGAAGTCAAAATCCCCGAAGGCGACAAACGTAGCGAATACATGCAAGTCATGTGTGACTTGACGATCCTGGCGTTTCAAACAGACACCACCCGCGTGAGCACCTACATCGGATCAACGCCCAACGGTGTTTCGTATCCCGAGTTGGGCTTCACCGATAAACACCACTCACAGACACACCATGAAAATCGCGAGAAGATGGTGCGGAAGGTCGCGGCGATCACCAAGTTCAACATTGATCAGTACGCGTACATGGTCAACAAGATGGCCAATCTTCGCGAGGGCGAGGGAACCCTGCTGGACAACTGCATCATGATGTGGGGATCGGGTTTGGAAGACGGCAACAAACACCGCCGCGAGAATCTGCCCTTCATCATCGCGGGCAAGGGCGGCGGTTCGATCAAGACGGGGCGTTTCCTGCCCGACACCAAGGGCAACCAAGGCGACTTGTTGACAACACTGCTTGACTGCGCCGGCGTGCCGGTCGACCGCCCGATTGGCATCGCGACAAAGCAGATCACGGAAATGAAAGCGTGA
- a CDS encoding TrkH family potassium uptake protein, giving the protein MGFCLPFAFPSLANRTHLPAAESVEHAGIQGLVLSMAISMFVGAVLLIAGRTRQSHKPLFRKEAMAVVGLSWLLATILGALPYYLSGTQIWNGRSITFVEAMFEAQAGFSTTGATILTDLETPEVVPHCILFWRSWTHFLGGLGIVVLFVAILGQGSAGKAMVRAEMPGPSKEGSMPRMQHTALVFAGIYCALNVILTIVYMIEGMTLFDALCHAFGTMATGGFSTYNRSLGGFDSPLIEYTTILFMIMAGTNFTLLYLTMIGGPKRLFGDVEFQTYVGIIAVATAGIMFFGFRAEDLGFETFGQGLRNGLFQVVSVITTTGYGTADFDRWNNFARGSLLVLMFIGGCAGSTGGGMKVIRHVLFYKILRREIELSYHPRVVRLIRIGDTVADDPAMLRGIMVYFCLILGIFVASWMMLVTFEPSSTWGYDASDPTSVEDSKLDEKLLDCASAVAATLNNIGPGLGVVGATQNYAGFSQGAKFLFVWLMMLGRVEVFSVLVLVFPSFWRRT; this is encoded by the coding sequence ATGGGATTCTGTTTGCCGTTTGCCTTTCCTAGTTTGGCCAATCGCACTCACCTGCCAGCCGCCGAATCGGTCGAACATGCCGGAATCCAAGGCTTGGTTCTTAGCATGGCGATCAGCATGTTTGTCGGGGCGGTGTTGCTGATCGCCGGGCGGACTCGACAAAGCCATAAGCCGCTGTTTCGTAAGGAAGCGATGGCGGTGGTCGGATTGAGTTGGTTGCTGGCGACGATTCTTGGGGCTCTGCCGTATTATTTAAGCGGCACGCAAATCTGGAACGGTCGTTCGATCACGTTTGTCGAAGCGATGTTCGAAGCTCAGGCTGGATTTAGCACCACGGGGGCGACGATCCTGACCGATCTTGAAACGCCCGAGGTTGTCCCGCACTGCATCCTATTCTGGCGCAGTTGGACGCACTTTTTGGGCGGCCTGGGAATCGTCGTCTTGTTCGTTGCGATTCTGGGTCAGGGATCGGCCGGAAAAGCCATGGTCCGCGCCGAGATGCCAGGACCAAGTAAAGAAGGCAGCATGCCGCGGATGCAGCACACGGCGTTGGTCTTTGCCGGGATTTATTGCGCGCTCAATGTCATCCTGACGATCGTTTACATGATCGAAGGCATGACGTTGTTCGATGCCCTTTGCCATGCGTTCGGTACGATGGCGACCGGCGGATTCAGTACCTACAACCGATCGCTTGGCGGCTTTGACAGCCCGTTGATTGAATACACCACGATCTTATTCATGATCATGGCCGGGACCAACTTCACGTTGCTGTATTTGACGATGATTGGGGGTCCGAAACGATTGTTCGGCGACGTCGAATTTCAGACCTACGTGGGAATCATCGCGGTCGCGACGGCCGGCATTATGTTCTTTGGTTTTCGAGCCGAAGACCTGGGTTTTGAAACTTTCGGCCAAGGCTTGCGAAACGGTTTATTCCAAGTCGTCTCGGTGATAACGACTACCGGTTATGGGACCGCCGACTTCGATCGCTGGAACAACTTTGCCCGCGGTAGTTTGCTGGTGTTGATGTTCATCGGCGGCTGCGCCGGCAGCACCGGAGGTGGCATGAAAGTCATCCGCCATGTGTTGTTTTACAAGATCCTACGTCGCGAAATTGAGCTGTCGTATCATCCCCGCGTCGTGCGTTTAATCCGGATAGGCGACACGGTGGCCGACGACCCGGCAATGTTACGCGGGATCATGGTCTACTTTTGTTTGATCCTGGGGATCTTCGTCGCGTCGTGGATGATGTTGGTGACCTTTGAACCGAGTTCCACATGGGGTTATGACGCCAGCGATCCGACCAGCGTCGAAGATAGCAAACTGGACGAAAAGCTGTTGGACTGTGCCAGTGCTGTCGCGGCAACGCTCAACAACATCGGCCCGGGCTTGGGCGTCGTCGGTGCGACGCAAAACTATGCCGGTTTCAGCCAAGGCGCGAAGTTCCTGTTTGTCTGGCTGATGATGCTCGGCAGGGTTGAAGTCTTTAGCGTGTTGGTGTTGGTCTTTCCCTCGTTTTGGCGGCGAACGTAG
- the nrfH gene encoding cytochrome c nitrite reductase small subunit produces the protein MTDQSQPNDLSTNSHDESKATSTRRPRFGKGAIVFAVILGLLFGVGTFTFGYGKGASYLSNNPQTCVNCHVMQDHLDSWQQSSHHHVAVCNDCHLPHDPIGKWVTKADNGFFHSLAFTVGGYKDPIRIKPRNRRVTQSTCIDCHKDFVHPLLPATANDDMQSCVHCHADVGHAGR, from the coding sequence ATGACGGATCAGTCACAGCCAAACGATTTATCGACGAATTCGCATGACGAATCGAAAGCAACCTCAACGCGTCGACCGCGTTTCGGCAAAGGTGCAATCGTCTTCGCGGTGATTCTCGGCCTACTATTCGGCGTCGGGACGTTCACGTTCGGATATGGCAAAGGCGCTAGCTATCTGAGTAACAATCCACAGACCTGTGTGAACTGTCACGTCATGCAGGACCACTTGGACTCTTGGCAACAAAGTAGCCACCATCACGTCGCAGTCTGTAATGACTGCCACCTTCCCCATGATCCGATTGGAAAGTGGGTAACTAAGGCAGACAACGGTTTCTTTCATTCACTTGCGTTCACCGTCGGTGGCTATAAGGATCCGATCCGTATTAAGCCGCGCAATCGTAGGGTCACGCAGAGCACCTGTATCGATTGTCACAAAGACTTTGTTCATCCGCTCTTGCCGGCGACGGCGAATGACGACATGCAATCTTGCGTTCATTGTCACGCAGATGTCGGGCATGCGGGACGCTAA
- a CDS encoding SOS response-associated peptidase, which produces MCGRFNLKTPAAAWTQEFLPLWSEQEIADRTQQLGVDARYNIAPTQSVSCIHAADVSDQDDRRQWSLFRWGLVPFWAKDIAIGNRMINARSETAHEKRSFKTPLVRRRCLVPADGYYEWKKTGNGKQPYVIESTAGDVLAMAGLWEVNQALGTDGTPLQTVTILTTAANKSLSQIHDRMPVLIKPQDFTQWLDPQNQAIESVLPLLKPAEEDAMTARPVSTVVNNARNDVPECLQAPDV; this is translated from the coding sequence ATGTGTGGACGTTTCAATCTAAAAACCCCCGCCGCCGCCTGGACACAGGAGTTCCTGCCGCTATGGAGCGAGCAGGAAATCGCTGACAGGACACAGCAATTGGGCGTCGACGCACGATACAACATTGCGCCCACCCAATCGGTTTCGTGTATTCACGCTGCCGATGTCAGTGATCAAGACGATCGACGTCAATGGTCACTATTTCGCTGGGGATTGGTGCCGTTTTGGGCGAAAGACATCGCGATCGGAAATCGGATGATCAATGCCCGCAGCGAAACGGCGCACGAGAAACGATCCTTCAAAACGCCTTTGGTTCGGAGGCGATGCCTTGTGCCGGCCGACGGCTACTATGAATGGAAAAAAACGGGTAATGGCAAACAGCCCTATGTGATCGAATCAACAGCTGGCGACGTGTTGGCAATGGCCGGACTTTGGGAGGTCAATCAAGCCTTGGGGACGGACGGAACGCCGCTGCAGACGGTCACGATTCTGACAACAGCCGCGAACAAGTCGCTGAGCCAAATCCACGATCGGATGCCGGTCTTGATCAAACCCCAGGATTTTACGCAGTGGCTGGATCCGCAAAATCAGGCGATCGAGTCGGTCTTGCCGCTGCTGAAGCCCGCCGAAGAGGACGCAATGACCGCCCGCCCGGTGTCGACCGTTGTCAACAACGCCCGTAACGATGTGCCCGAATGCCTGCAGGCTCCGGACGTTTAG
- a CDS encoding ammonia-forming cytochrome c nitrite reductase subunit c552 yields the protein MASDQKSGFSWLLLLTFITGAATFAVVALLVNIFERKQEARAPFTKVVEVSEVSSDPEPWGLNFPQQYEDYLKTVNDPYTDFGGNHALPPSKLEESPWLKRLFAGYAFSIDYREARGHAHMLADQEVTKRVTDVQQSGACMHCHASIIPTYRRIGLETMGEEATVDKLAEDFRMDAVLAGFKEVSQKKYEEVHAEVEKTPDGMDPESGDPHIGGAHPVSCVDCHDPKTMQIRVTRPGFVLGIDKLAKSDEPVPHLPSVEQWRKDGRQGDYDPNTMATRQEMRSFVCGQCHVEYYCANKMTLTFPWSNGLKMEQLEAEWDTTTFPDGDDFYDYVHKETGTKVYKAQHPEFELWSQGIHARSGVSCSDCHMPYEKVGATKVSSHWVRSPMMNINKACQTCHKIPEEEIKARVDTIQDRTKALIERAAAAMTEMLDAIIAVQKAGASEEQLAPIRKLQRKAMWRLDYIASENSKGFHARQEAARILGESIDYSRQAIAACWKLELDDGSAEETAAVEE from the coding sequence ATGGCTTCCGATCAGAAAAGCGGATTCAGTTGGCTACTACTGCTAACGTTCATCACCGGCGCGGCTACCTTTGCCGTCGTCGCGTTACTTGTCAATATTTTTGAACGTAAGCAAGAAGCTCGTGCCCCGTTTACAAAAGTCGTCGAAGTCAGCGAAGTCAGTTCGGATCCCGAACCGTGGGGACTGAACTTTCCGCAACAATACGAGGATTATCTAAAAACCGTCAACGATCCTTATACAGACTTCGGTGGGAATCACGCGTTGCCACCAAGTAAGCTGGAAGAATCACCGTGGTTGAAACGATTGTTCGCCGGCTACGCATTCAGCATCGACTACCGCGAGGCTCGGGGTCATGCCCACATGCTGGCCGACCAAGAAGTCACCAAACGTGTAACCGACGTTCAACAATCCGGAGCATGCATGCATTGCCATGCTTCGATCATTCCGACCTATCGCCGGATCGGTCTAGAAACGATGGGCGAGGAAGCGACGGTCGATAAGCTGGCCGAAGACTTCCGAATGGATGCCGTACTCGCGGGGTTTAAGGAAGTCAGCCAAAAGAAATACGAAGAGGTTCACGCAGAAGTCGAAAAAACTCCCGACGGAATGGATCCTGAAAGTGGTGACCCGCATATCGGCGGCGCACACCCAGTCTCTTGCGTCGATTGCCACGACCCAAAAACGATGCAAATTCGTGTCACGCGCCCCGGTTTTGTGCTCGGTATCGACAAGCTTGCGAAAAGCGACGAACCGGTTCCTCATCTGCCGAGCGTCGAACAATGGCGAAAGGATGGTCGACAAGGCGACTATGACCCGAACACGATGGCAACCCGGCAAGAAATGCGATCGTTTGTCTGTGGACAGTGTCACGTCGAATATTACTGTGCCAACAAAATGACGTTGACGTTCCCTTGGAGTAACGGCTTGAAGATGGAACAGCTAGAAGCCGAATGGGACACCACCACCTTCCCAGACGGTGACGACTTTTATGACTACGTGCATAAGGAAACCGGAACGAAAGTCTATAAGGCTCAGCATCCCGAGTTTGAACTTTGGAGCCAAGGTATCCATGCTCGCAGCGGCGTGAGTTGCAGCGATTGCCATATGCCCTATGAAAAGGTCGGTGCGACGAAAGTCAGCAGCCACTGGGTACGCAGCCCGATGATGAACATCAATAAGGCCTGTCAGACCTGTCACAAGATTCCAGAAGAAGAAATCAAAGCCCGCGTTGATACAATCCAAGACCGAACGAAAGCGCTAATCGAACGAGCGGCTGCGGCGATGACCGAAATGTTGGATGCCATTATCGCGGTTCAGAAAGCCGGCGCGAGCGAAGAACAGCTCGCACCGATTCGAAAGTTACAGCGGAAAGCGATGTGGCGTCTGGATTACATCGCTAGCGAAAACAGCAAAGGGTTCCATGCGAGACAAGAAGCGGCTCGGATTCTAGGAGAATCGATCGATTACAGCCGACAAGCCATCGCGGCCTGCTGGAAGCTGGAGCTTGATGATGGGTCGGCTGAGGAAACCGCCGCAGTCGAGGAATGA
- a CDS encoding DUF1592 domain-containing protein, translated as MNLKPSDDRLDAVPPLWSTRWLLNAILLGQAMMFGRAMMFGRSSTAMAVVLGIVFVAASPFDVPCQADDSSETTDPAIDFEALRADAETTFKKKVGPFVDKYCISCHGPRPEAGINLRSALQSPGAASSFLHWKKAVANVKVGDMPPEYVDELPSDEERQQFVEWIGKLKYFSPRDPGPFVIRRLSKVEYGNTLRDLYGVDPSIADSLPDEVVGEGYLNSISPLQSELFLDIANKVVDEVIAAQDQTSTETQRRLFGPTPAHEVDYEGAARNVARSLARDAYRRPPGEAELDVLVDVFRLGRDNGLDYQASLALMWKGILVSPQFLFIMPADEIENKDTIVPLDDYQLASRLSYLLWSSPPDAELSSLAEKGELHQPEVLRSQAERLLNDPRSRALFDGFGAQWLGVGSLRRQTFDPDLFPQVDAMLVQSMTDEARLFFDSIVRENESVLRLIDSDYTFLNEPLAKLYGIEDSVEGLAMQRVKLDNPNRGGILGMPATLATTSFPNRTSPVRRGVWVLEQILGERVPPPPPDVPELEEQTQKSVEGLTLRERTELHQSEPTCANCHKVLDPIGFGLENFDAIGRWRDTNAAGVAIDSAGELPSGERFASPADLKRLLGQRKADLARNLTERLMAYAVGRQLDGYDEIVVDQLMVKIAQDDYRVRTMITEVITSYLFTHRKI; from the coding sequence ATGAATCTGAAACCATCGGATGACCGCCTCGATGCCGTCCCGCCATTGTGGTCAACGAGATGGCTGCTCAATGCGATATTGCTCGGCCAAGCGATGATGTTCGGCCGAGCAATGATGTTCGGCCGATCTTCTACTGCGATGGCGGTGGTGTTGGGAATTGTTTTCGTTGCTGCGAGTCCGTTTGACGTTCCGTGCCAAGCGGATGACTCTTCTGAGACGACAGACCCGGCGATCGATTTCGAGGCACTTCGCGCCGATGCCGAAACGACGTTTAAAAAGAAGGTCGGTCCCTTTGTCGACAAGTATTGCATTAGTTGTCACGGACCGCGCCCAGAAGCGGGCATCAATTTGCGTTCTGCACTCCAAAGCCCGGGCGCGGCGTCGTCGTTCCTCCATTGGAAAAAGGCGGTCGCGAATGTCAAAGTCGGTGACATGCCTCCGGAATATGTTGACGAGCTCCCATCGGACGAAGAGCGGCAACAGTTCGTCGAATGGATCGGAAAGCTCAAGTACTTTTCCCCTCGCGATCCCGGTCCCTTTGTCATCCGTCGATTGAGCAAGGTGGAGTACGGCAATACGTTGCGGGATCTCTATGGTGTCGATCCCTCGATCGCCGATAGCCTTCCCGACGAGGTCGTCGGTGAAGGCTACTTGAATTCAATCTCGCCTTTGCAATCCGAGTTGTTTCTCGACATCGCAAACAAGGTGGTCGACGAAGTGATTGCAGCGCAGGATCAAACGTCGACGGAAACACAACGACGTCTATTCGGCCCAACGCCAGCTCACGAAGTCGACTACGAGGGCGCCGCTCGTAACGTCGCTCGATCACTGGCGCGCGATGCCTACCGTCGACCACCCGGCGAAGCGGAACTGGATGTTTTGGTCGACGTGTTCCGGCTCGGTCGCGACAACGGTCTGGACTATCAAGCGTCGCTCGCTTTGATGTGGAAAGGCATCCTCGTTTCGCCACAGTTCCTGTTCATCATGCCGGCCGATGAAATCGAAAATAAAGACACCATTGTGCCGCTCGATGACTATCAACTGGCGTCACGTTTGTCGTACTTACTGTGGTCATCGCCGCCTGATGCCGAATTGTCCTCGCTTGCCGAGAAGGGCGAGTTACATCAACCTGAAGTGTTGCGGTCTCAGGCCGAACGTCTGCTAAACGATCCGCGTTCCCGGGCGTTATTCGATGGGTTTGGCGCTCAATGGTTGGGCGTGGGAAGCTTGCGACGTCAAACCTTTGACCCCGATCTGTTTCCCCAAGTGGACGCGATGTTGGTGCAGTCAATGACCGACGAGGCACGTTTATTCTTCGACAGCATCGTCCGTGAGAACGAAAGCGTGCTCCGGTTGATCGACAGCGACTACACGTTCCTGAACGAACCGCTGGCGAAGCTCTATGGGATCGAAGACTCTGTCGAAGGACTCGCGATGCAGCGGGTCAAGCTCGACAATCCCAATCGTGGTGGCATCCTTGGCATGCCGGCCACGCTTGCGACGACATCGTTTCCCAATCGCACCAGCCCGGTACGCCGCGGCGTCTGGGTGCTCGAACAAATCTTGGGCGAACGCGTCCCACCCCCACCACCGGACGTGCCCGAATTGGAAGAGCAGACGCAGAAAAGCGTGGAAGGGTTGACGCTGCGAGAACGGACGGAGTTGCATCAATCGGAACCGACCTGTGCCAACTGCCACAAAGTTCTCGATCCGATCGGTTTTGGCTTGGAGAACTTTGACGCGATCGGTCGCTGGCGTGACACCAATGCCGCCGGTGTGGCGATCGATTCGGCGGGTGAACTTCCCAGCGGGGAACGTTTCGCATCACCGGCGGACTTAAAGCGTTTGCTAGGCCAGCGCAAGGCCGACTTGGCTCGCAACTTGACCGAACGGTTGATGGCCTACGCGGTCGGACGACAACTCGACGGTTATGACGAAATTGTGGTCGATCAGCTGATGGTCAAAATCGCGCAGGATGACTATCGCGTGCGGACGATGATCACCGAAGTCATCACCAGCTACTTGTTCACACATCGTAAAATTTAA
- a CDS encoding NAD(P)-dependent alcohol dehydrogenase, which yields MSTDFAEATTETTATPLRDATDTMRAMVYEDYGDAAVLHEAELETPKCLPGQVLIQIAASSVNPIDYRLRRGEMRALMPGGFPRVPGYDVAGWIAAAADDAPFPVGQPVIAFLDSVRGGASAEYAVCSIDAVTPLTKPMPIEKAAAIPLAGTTALQSLRDHGKMATGDRVLINGASGGVGMFAIQIAKAYGCIVTAVASRKNQSVCEAWGADQFIDYRTTDYTTTGQQWDLIFDAAGKASYLDSRPVMSEGARFVSTEPDVKGLFMTAVTAPFSKKAKVMLAKPNAEDLRTLVDLYNDGKLKIEIDSTYPLARLGDAHRRVEEGVDHGKVVVKVNQ from the coding sequence ATGTCAACTGATTTTGCTGAGGCAACTACCGAAACAACGGCGACACCACTGCGTGATGCGACCGATACGATGCGAGCAATGGTTTATGAGGACTATGGTGATGCCGCAGTCCTGCATGAGGCAGAGCTTGAAACACCCAAATGCCTGCCCGGTCAGGTTTTGATCCAAATTGCGGCGTCGAGCGTCAACCCGATCGATTATCGACTGCGTCGCGGAGAGATGCGGGCGCTAATGCCAGGGGGGTTTCCTCGAGTACCCGGATACGATGTCGCCGGATGGATCGCCGCCGCTGCGGATGACGCGCCATTCCCGGTCGGCCAACCGGTGATCGCATTTTTGGATTCGGTGCGGGGCGGAGCATCGGCAGAATACGCCGTTTGTTCGATCGATGCGGTGACACCGTTGACCAAACCGATGCCGATCGAAAAAGCAGCCGCGATTCCATTGGCGGGGACGACGGCTCTTCAATCACTTCGTGACCATGGAAAGATGGCGACTGGCGATCGGGTGTTGATCAACGGTGCGAGTGGTGGCGTTGGGATGTTCGCGATTCAAATTGCCAAAGCGTATGGCTGTATTGTTACGGCGGTCGCGAGCCGGAAGAACCAATCGGTATGTGAAGCTTGGGGTGCCGACCAGTTTATCGACTATCGTACCACTGATTACACAACAACGGGGCAGCAATGGGACCTGATCTTCGATGCGGCCGGGAAAGCAAGCTACCTCGATTCACGACCAGTGATGAGTGAAGGGGCAAGGTTTGTTTCAACCGAGCCTGACGTGAAGGGCCTTTTCATGACCGCCGTCACCGCGCCGTTTTCGAAGAAGGCAAAGGTGATGTTGGCAAAACCGAACGCGGAGGACCTCCGCACGCTGGTGGATCTTTACAACGATGGAAAGCTAAAAATCGAAATCGATTCGACTTATCCGCTCGCCCGACTCGGCGATGCGCACCGACGTGTCGAAGAAGGCGTCGATCACGGCAAGGTCGTTGTGAAAGTGAACCAATAA
- a CDS encoding amino acid aminotransferase, producing MSHRFSHLETAPPDAILGLSEAFGADSNPNKLNLSVGVYKDETGKTPILEVVKAAEKKILEEEATKGYLPIEGSPEYAEDVRKLVFGDAVAQDRTVVVQTPGGTGGLRVAADFMRTQLPQVKVWMPNPTWANHPAIFMSSGVPTETYRYLADDRTSLDLDGMLQTLRESASAGDVILLHGCCHNPTGIDPSGDDWKQIAQVVEEKKLLPLIDFAYQGFGDGIEQDAVGLRTILQHTDEALVCSSFSKNFGLYSERVGAICLVAADAENATAARSQLKRTVRTNYSNPPRHGASIVATILGDPQLTAQWKEELESMRQRITRLREQFVQTMKSTGSGHDFGFLLRQRGMFSYSGLTPMQVDELKSKYGIYIVGSGRINVAGMSESKMQYFCDSVASVLS from the coding sequence ATGAGCCATCGATTCTCCCACCTCGAAACCGCTCCCCCCGATGCCATTTTAGGTCTGTCGGAAGCGTTCGGTGCCGATTCCAATCCGAACAAGCTGAACCTGTCTGTCGGTGTCTATAAAGACGAAACGGGTAAAACCCCCATTTTGGAAGTGGTGAAGGCGGCTGAGAAAAAGATTCTCGAAGAGGAAGCGACCAAGGGGTATCTGCCGATCGAAGGGTCGCCGGAGTACGCCGAGGACGTCCGAAAACTCGTCTTTGGCGATGCTGTCGCGCAGGACCGAACGGTGGTTGTGCAAACCCCAGGTGGAACCGGCGGGCTCCGTGTTGCCGCAGACTTCATGCGGACTCAATTGCCGCAGGTAAAAGTCTGGATGCCGAATCCGACGTGGGCGAATCACCCGGCGATCTTCATGTCGAGCGGCGTACCAACGGAAACCTATCGCTACCTCGCCGACGACCGCACGTCATTGGATCTCGATGGCATGCTGCAAACGCTTCGCGAGTCAGCTTCGGCCGGTGATGTGATTTTGCTTCACGGGTGCTGTCATAACCCGACCGGGATCGATCCCAGCGGTGATGACTGGAAGCAAATTGCCCAGGTCGTCGAGGAAAAGAAACTGCTCCCCTTGATTGACTTCGCCTACCAAGGTTTCGGGGATGGCATCGAGCAAGATGCCGTTGGGTTGCGGACGATCTTGCAACACACTGACGAGGCACTCGTGTGCAGTTCGTTCTCCAAAAACTTTGGGCTCTATAGCGAACGAGTGGGCGCGATCTGCTTAGTCGCCGCCGATGCCGAAAACGCAACCGCCGCGCGCAGCCAACTTAAACGCACCGTACGAACCAACTACAGCAACCCGCCGCGTCATGGTGCTTCGATCGTCGCGACGATCCTGGGTGATCCACAGTTGACCGCGCAGTGGAAAGAAGAACTCGAATCGATGCGGCAACGAATTACGCGGCTTCGCGAACAGTTCGTCCAAACGATGAAGAGCACCGGCAGCGGTCATGACTTCGGGTTCCTGCTTCGCCAACGCGGCATGTTTTCTTACAGCGGTTTAACGCCGATGCAGGTCGATGAATTGAAAAGCAAGTATGGGATTTACATCGTCGGCAGCGGACGGATTAATGTGGCCGGAATGTCTGAATCCAAGATGCAGTACTTCTGTGATTCGGTCGCATCGGTTTTGAGCTAG
- a CDS encoding hydroxypyruvate isomerase family protein — protein MPGLKPSVCIDAVFEDVPKAEAIAKVKSCGIDAFEFWGWWDKDLAEIEDAKAKHDMQIASCCTKFVSLVDPATRREYLDGLAESIEAAKRLDCPTIISQVGDFREDVSHEEQHDCLVEGLREAAPMLEQAGVVLVFEPLNDLIDHVGYYLVRSEQAFAIVDHVDSPNVKVVFDIYHQQISEGNVTRNVLENIDRIGHLHAAGNPGRNELTRGELNYAEIFSAIRGTDYDGYVGLEYWPLEDPEAGLKQAKSLVVA, from the coding sequence ATGCCCGGACTTAAACCCTCAGTTTGTATCGACGCCGTTTTTGAAGATGTTCCCAAGGCCGAAGCCATCGCGAAAGTCAAATCGTGTGGGATCGATGCGTTTGAGTTTTGGGGTTGGTGGGATAAAGACTTGGCAGAAATTGAGGATGCCAAGGCGAAGCACGATATGCAGATCGCGTCGTGCTGTACGAAGTTTGTTTCCTTGGTTGATCCTGCCACGCGCCGCGAATATCTCGATGGGTTGGCCGAGTCAATCGAAGCCGCGAAACGGCTAGACTGTCCGACGATCATTTCTCAAGTCGGTGACTTTCGGGAAGATGTCTCACACGAGGAACAGCATGATTGCTTGGTCGAGGGATTGCGTGAAGCGGCACCGATGCTGGAACAGGCCGGTGTCGTGTTGGTGTTCGAGCCCCTTAACGATCTGATCGATCACGTCGGCTACTACCTCGTCCGCAGCGAACAAGCCTTTGCGATTGTTGATCATGTCGATAGCCCCAACGTGAAAGTTGTCTTTGACATCTATCATCAACAAATCAGCGAAGGCAACGTGACACGTAACGTCCTTGAAAACATCGATCGCATTGGGCATTTGCACGCCGCCGGTAACCCGGGCCGAAATGAATTGACACGTGGCGAGTTGAACTACGCTGAAATATTTTCTGCCATCCGAGGCACCGACTATGACGGATACGTTGGTCTGGAATACTGGCCGTTGGAGGATCCCGAAGCCGGTCTGAAGCAAGCGAAATCACTCGTCGTCGCCTAA